From Kingella potus, a single genomic window includes:
- a CDS encoding HesA/MoeB/ThiF family protein, which produces MDDRDLLRYSRHILLDEIGIEGQEKLLSATVFAVGCGGLGAAALPYLAAAGIGHIVLADGDAVDDTNLQRQTAFGEADIGRNKAQTLAGRLKSGNSRCQTTALPRFLDEDALVEQAAQADIVLDCSDNFATRQAVNRVCVRLRKPLVSGAAVRFDGQLAAYRADLPGSPCYACLFDGETADDGACALFGVFAPLVGIIGTMQAAAALNILLDTGKAAHGVLQTYNALSGQWHTFAIPKDPGCRVCGGASA; this is translated from the coding sequence ATGGACGACCGCGATCTGCTGCGTTACAGCCGCCACATCCTGCTGGACGAAATCGGTATCGAAGGACAGGAAAAACTGTTGTCCGCCACCGTTTTCGCCGTCGGCTGCGGCGGCCTCGGCGCAGCCGCCCTGCCCTATCTTGCCGCCGCCGGTATCGGACACATCGTTCTTGCCGACGGCGATGCGGTGGACGATACCAATCTGCAACGCCAAACCGCCTTCGGCGAAGCCGACATCGGCCGCAACAAGGCGCAGACGCTGGCAGGCCGTCTGAAAAGCGGCAACAGCCGCTGCCAAACCACCGCCCTGCCCCGTTTTCTCGATGAAGACGCTCTGGTGGAGCAGGCCGCACAGGCCGACATCGTGCTGGATTGCAGCGACAATTTCGCCACCCGCCAGGCCGTCAACCGCGTCTGCGTGCGCCTGCGCAAGCCGCTGGTTTCAGGAGCGGCGGTGCGTTTCGACGGCCAGCTTGCCGCCTACCGCGCCGACCTGCCCGGTTCGCCCTGCTACGCCTGTCTGTTCGACGGCGAAACGGCCGACGACGGCGCGTGCGCCCTGTTCGGCGTATTCGCCCCGCTGGTCGGCATCATCGGCACCATGCAGGCCGCCGCCGCGCTAAACATCCTGCTGGACACGGGGAAGGCGGCGCACGGGGTTTTGCAAACCTACAACGCGCTCAGCGGGCAATGGCATACGTTTGCCATCCCGAAAGACCCGGGCTGCCGCGTATGCGGCGGCGCGTCTGCGTAA